A portion of the Micromonospora tarapacensis genome contains these proteins:
- a CDS encoding GntR family transcriptional regulator: MPTPHYGQPRYRVIADELRERIESGAIPPGALLPAESALTAEFQVARGTIRKAIAALREEGYAATEHGRGTHAARHTPNPANEPGTSQREMPADARLATLFQVKVGATLIEREKIIRLGGQVEAVVRTYHVHHTSA, translated from the coding sequence GTGCCCACCCCGCACTACGGTCAACCTCGTTACCGCGTCATCGCCGACGAGCTACGAGAGCGAATTGAGAGCGGCGCCATCCCACCCGGCGCCCTGCTGCCAGCCGAAAGCGCCCTCACCGCCGAGTTCCAGGTGGCCCGCGGCACGATCCGCAAGGCGATAGCTGCGCTACGGGAGGAGGGCTATGCCGCCACCGAACACGGCCGGGGCACACATGCGGCCCGCCATACGCCGAACCCTGCGAACGAGCCGGGCACCAGCCAGCGAGAGATGCCAGCCGATGCACGCTTAGCAACACTGTTCCAGGTCAAAGTCGGAGCAACGCTGATCGAGCGGGAGAAGATCATTCGGCTGGGAGGGCAGGTTGAAGCAGTCGTTAGGACCTATCACGTACACCACACCAGCGCCTAA
- a CDS encoding DinB family protein: MMASTGDERAVLDAFLDFHRAVLLGKLRGISEADAARRLVPSATTLAGLVKHLTIVERNWFRCLLAPGPGDVYLTSEEDATASFALAEGDTVERLTAAYESECARSREVAARFDLDHVVPHPQLGEVSLRWILVHLIEETARHVGHADILRELTDGSTGAI; encoded by the coding sequence ATGATGGCGAGCACGGGCGACGAACGTGCCGTGCTCGACGCGTTTCTCGATTTTCATCGCGCCGTGCTGCTCGGGAAGCTGCGGGGGATCTCCGAGGCCGACGCTGCCCGGCGACTGGTGCCGTCGGCAACCACCCTCGCCGGCCTGGTCAAGCACCTCACGATCGTTGAGCGGAACTGGTTCCGGTGTCTGCTCGCGCCCGGCCCGGGGGACGTCTATCTCACCTCCGAGGAGGACGCCACGGCCAGCTTCGCGTTGGCTGAGGGTGACACCGTCGAGCGGTTGACGGCGGCGTACGAGTCGGAATGCGCCCGGTCGCGGGAGGTGGCGGCCCGGTTCGACCTCGACCATGTGGTGCCTCACCCGCAGCTCGGGGAGGTTTCGTTGCGCTGGATCCTGGTGCACCTGATCGAGGAGACGGCCCGGCACGTAGGCCATGCCGATATTCTCCGCGAACTGACCGACGGCTCGACGGGCGCCATCTGA
- a CDS encoding histone: protein MAEAQQATRPAAKRTPARKTAATERTAGLARTPSTRRANGTAPASRASSSARKSTTAEKVATRRAATKKAAPAKKTVSAKAAPAKKAASTSARTATGARRTTTAAKAPAKKAATARTTAAKAPAKKAATARTTAAKAPAKKAATARTTAAKASAKKAAPARKAAPAKKATSARSTSPARKAPANKATSAAQKAAARKTSTASARKTAAKAPAKKAAAKKAPAKKAPAKKAVAKKAPAKKAVAKKAPAKKAVAKKAPAKKAVARSTGRAASAGRAGAARKAAG from the coding sequence ATGGCCGAAGCGCAACAGGCCACCCGCCCGGCCGCGAAACGTACGCCCGCGAGGAAGACCGCCGCGACGGAACGCACCGCGGGCCTCGCCCGTACCCCGTCCACCCGGCGCGCCAACGGCACCGCCCCGGCGTCCAGGGCGAGTTCGTCGGCGCGGAAGAGCACCACCGCTGAGAAGGTAGCGACGCGGAGGGCAGCGACGAAGAAGGCGGCGCCCGCGAAGAAGACGGTGTCGGCGAAGGCCGCACCGGCGAAGAAGGCGGCCTCGACGTCGGCGCGGACCGCCACCGGTGCCCGCCGGACCACCACGGCGGCGAAGGCGCCCGCGAAGAAGGCGGCGACCGCGCGGACCACGGCGGCGAAGGCGCCCGCGAAGAAGGCGGCTACCGCGCGGACCACGGCGGCGAAGGCGCCCGCGAAGAAGGCGGCGACCGCGCGGACCACGGCGGCGAAGGCGTCCGCGAAGAAGGCCGCCCCGGCGCGCAAGGCCGCCCCCGCGAAGAAGGCGACGAGCGCACGGAGCACGTCGCCCGCGCGCAAGGCGCCGGCGAACAAGGCGACCTCGGCGGCGCAGAAGGCGGCGGCGCGGAAGACCTCTACGGCGTCGGCCCGGAAGACGGCGGCGAAGGCGCCCGCGAAGAAGGCCGCGGCGAAGAAGGCGCCCGCGAAGAAGGCGCCCGCGAAGAAGGCCGTCGCGAAGAAGGCGCCCGCGAAGAAGGCCGTCGCGAAGAAGGCGCCCGCGAAGAAGGCCGTCGCGAAGAAGGCGCCCGCGAAGAAGGCCGTCGCCAGGAGTACGGGGCGCGCGGCTTCGGCCGGGCGGGCTGGCGCCGCGCGGAAGGCGGCCGGCTGA
- a CDS encoding transcriptional regulator produces the protein MALRGGTRFAVRCEDVFPAGCALVPESLGEVEDYDEKTGRRSPAKDKLTGQRVWQVRVMDLDPELGKRSRETTVKISADYQPVPPTGAPFEAVEFEGMTVTPYVANNGRMAYSLRATALRAPAGVAGNKKAAA, from the coding sequence ATGGCTCTGCGTGGCGGTACGAGGTTCGCCGTGCGTTGTGAGGACGTGTTCCCGGCGGGGTGCGCGTTGGTGCCCGAGTCGCTGGGTGAGGTGGAGGACTACGACGAGAAGACGGGTCGACGTAGCCCGGCCAAGGACAAGCTGACCGGTCAGCGGGTGTGGCAGGTCCGGGTAATGGACCTTGACCCTGAGCTGGGGAAACGGTCCCGGGAGACGACGGTGAAGATTTCGGCTGACTACCAGCCGGTGCCGCCGACGGGTGCGCCGTTCGAGGCGGTGGAGTTCGAGGGCATGACGGTCACGCCGTACGTGGCGAACAACGGCCGGATGGCGTACTCGCTGCGGGCGACCGCGCTGCGGGCTCCGGCGGGTGTGGCTGGCAACAAGAAGGCGGCGGCGTAG
- a CDS encoding roadblock/LC7 domain-containing protein, whose translation MSTGDTFLPRRTAQQPNLPPPVRLPPSLAGDPSLPYPAIGTELHELRLQIPGVQGSVLGGVDGLLIAHDVPDTLDPDDLAAMAAATFGLGRQVSLRLGQGEFRQSTVRNEAGYFAVYAVGPHALLSVVGADAINVARLHLHAPPVAERLAKLLAPA comes from the coding sequence GTGAGCACCGGCGACACCTTCCTCCCCCGCCGTACCGCGCAGCAGCCGAACCTACCGCCACCGGTCAGGCTTCCCCCGTCGCTGGCCGGTGACCCGTCGCTGCCGTACCCGGCGATCGGCACCGAACTGCACGAGCTGCGACTACAGATTCCCGGGGTGCAGGGAAGTGTCCTCGGCGGGGTCGACGGCCTGCTCATCGCGCACGACGTGCCCGACACCCTGGACCCGGACGACCTAGCCGCGATGGCGGCGGCGACCTTCGGCCTCGGCCGGCAGGTCAGCCTCCGCCTCGGCCAGGGCGAATTCCGCCAGTCCACCGTCCGCAACGAGGCCGGCTACTTCGCCGTGTACGCGGTCGGCCCGCACGCGCTGCTCTCGGTGGTCGGCGCCGACGCCATCAACGTCGCCCGCCTGCACCTGCACGCCCCGCCGGTGGCCGAACGTCTCGCCAAACTCCTCGCCCCCGCCTGA
- a CDS encoding glycosyltransferase family 2 protein translates to MENLTQLVSVITPVHAPSIEYLAGAYDSLVKQDMPDGWDWQWLVQEDGQTGALAQVLPDDPRISIGGGRPGGPGVARTLALARVTGQYVKVLDADDQLTAGALARDIAAFDTHPHIGWTTSRVLDLMPDGSTVGWDKDPAGGPIARGAVLAFWQANGYRAQVHPATLCIRRDLLLALGGWMALPASEDTGLLLAASAVSAGYFTREHGLLYRKWPGQVTSQAAHREPTEYEGRMKIIEARAVALATMLPNGLPVTPAA, encoded by the coding sequence GTGGAAAACTTGACGCAGCTCGTCTCGGTCATCACCCCAGTTCACGCGCCCAGCATCGAGTATCTGGCCGGCGCGTACGACTCGTTGGTCAAGCAGGACATGCCCGACGGGTGGGACTGGCAGTGGCTCGTCCAGGAGGACGGGCAGACCGGCGCCCTGGCTCAGGTGCTGCCGGACGACCCTCGCATCAGCATCGGCGGCGGTCGTCCCGGCGGCCCGGGTGTTGCCCGCACCCTCGCTCTTGCCCGTGTCACCGGGCAATACGTCAAGGTGCTGGATGCAGACGACCAGCTCACCGCAGGCGCACTCGCCCGGGACATCGCCGCCTTCGACACTCACCCGCACATCGGCTGGACGACCTCGCGCGTCCTGGACCTGATGCCCGACGGGTCAACTGTCGGATGGGACAAGGATCCGGCCGGCGGACCTATAGCCCGCGGTGCCGTCCTGGCGTTCTGGCAAGCCAACGGCTACCGCGCTCAGGTCCACCCCGCCACCCTCTGCATCCGCCGGGACCTGCTCCTGGCCCTCGGCGGCTGGATGGCCCTACCCGCCTCCGAAGACACCGGCCTGCTCCTGGCCGCCAGCGCCGTCAGCGCAGGCTACTTCACGCGGGAACACGGCCTGCTCTACCGCAAGTGGCCCGGCCAGGTCACCAGCCAAGCCGCCCACCGCGAACCCACCGAGTACGAAGGCCGCATGAAAATCATCGAGGCCAGAGCCGTAGCCCTGGCCACGATGCTCCCGAACGGACTGCCGGTCACTCCTGCGGCGTAG
- a CDS encoding helix-turn-helix domain-containing protein, producing the protein MAGNDGLWTIRDVAAYLRVPTETLYRWRKVKYGPPAARVGRHLRYEPEAVRSWLREQAAA; encoded by the coding sequence ATGGCGGGCAACGATGGGCTCTGGACGATCCGGGACGTGGCGGCGTACCTGCGGGTGCCGACCGAGACGCTGTACCGCTGGCGCAAGGTCAAGTACGGTCCGCCGGCGGCCCGGGTCGGTCGACACCTGCGGTACGAGCCGGAAGCGGTCCGATCGTGGTTACGTGAGCAGGCGGCGGCCTGA
- a CDS encoding tyrosine-type recombinase/integrase, with translation MAHIEDRWYKTLRHPGGRRERVKTELFGKGLRYRVRYIGPDGKERKKSFPDRAKREAEAFLVSTESDKLRGSYVDPVAGRMTFAEYAETWLRTRSFDESTRESTEFRVRKHLLPFFGSQKLAEIKPGHIREWDAGMVGKLAPATRAVVFAHLRTILGAAVDDERIAKNPCSAKSVKPPRPVQRRVVPWRYEQVSAIRGGLAQRYRAMVDLGAGCGLRQGEILGLGVDDVDLDAGWVHVSRQVKLVRSRLVFGLPKNDRDRRVPLPDSVAQVLRQHMKDCDPVTLTLPWENPADEERVTVPLLFTTTRRGAINRRTFDNKSWRPAVVAAGITPTRSTGMHALRHFYASSLLDAGESIKALASYLGHADPGFTLRVYTHLMPASEERTRQAIDSLFDPAAGEPGLSA, from the coding sequence ATGGCACACATCGAGGATCGCTGGTACAAGACGCTGCGTCACCCGGGCGGGCGACGGGAACGGGTCAAGACGGAACTGTTCGGCAAGGGCCTGCGCTACCGGGTGCGGTACATCGGCCCGGACGGCAAGGAACGCAAGAAGTCGTTCCCTGACCGCGCCAAGCGAGAGGCTGAGGCGTTCCTCGTCTCGACCGAGTCGGACAAGCTGCGCGGCTCGTACGTCGACCCGGTCGCAGGCCGGATGACCTTCGCGGAGTACGCCGAAACCTGGCTCCGTACGCGCTCGTTCGACGAGTCGACCCGGGAGAGCACCGAGTTCCGGGTACGCAAGCACCTGCTGCCGTTCTTCGGCTCTCAGAAGTTGGCCGAGATCAAGCCGGGCCACATCCGGGAGTGGGACGCGGGCATGGTCGGCAAGCTGGCCCCGGCGACTCGGGCCGTGGTCTTCGCCCACCTGCGGACCATCCTCGGCGCGGCCGTCGACGACGAGCGGATCGCCAAGAATCCGTGTTCGGCAAAGTCGGTCAAGCCACCGCGACCGGTGCAGCGCCGCGTGGTGCCCTGGCGGTACGAACAGGTTTCGGCAATCCGCGGTGGGCTCGCCCAGCGGTACCGTGCGATGGTCGACCTGGGCGCCGGCTGCGGTCTGCGGCAGGGGGAGATCCTGGGGCTCGGCGTCGATGATGTCGACCTCGATGCAGGCTGGGTGCACGTCTCGCGTCAGGTAAAGCTCGTCCGGTCCCGGCTCGTCTTCGGGCTACCCAAGAACGACCGTGACCGTCGGGTGCCGCTGCCTGACTCCGTCGCCCAGGTGCTGCGCCAGCACATGAAGGACTGCGACCCGGTGACGCTCACGCTGCCGTGGGAGAACCCGGCCGACGAGGAGCGGGTCACGGTGCCGCTGCTGTTCACCACCACCCGCCGGGGTGCGATCAACCGGCGCACCTTCGACAACAAGAGTTGGCGGCCCGCTGTCGTGGCGGCCGGCATCACGCCGACCCGGTCCACCGGGATGCACGCGCTTCGCCACTTCTACGCCTCGTCGCTGCTCGACGCGGGGGAGAGCATCAAGGCGCTCGCGTCGTACCTCGGCCACGCCGACCCCGGCTTCACGCTCCGCGTCTACACCCATCTGATGCCGGCCAGCGAGGAACGCACCAGGCAGGCTATTGACAGCCTGTTCGATCCTGCGGCTGGCGAACCAGGGCTGAGCGCGTGA
- a CDS encoding GntR family transcriptional regulator codes for MTGVHGRDWRPRYLQLAEELRAKITSGELAPGTLMPSETELADTSGLSRTSVRNAIRQLREWGLVRAEQGRGTYVRAPRQRVRRRNAERYQWEKDRVLLDQDERLKTGATEHDTGLTVDDLKFHAEYTRVEADVDMAAALQVEPGTALLRRVYWTSSRHENAPLTMSYSYLPYDLVAANPDLLDQNNEPWPGGSQHQLHTIGVELDRIEDEVRARPPSPDEAELLDIDPGVSVLTVRKTSIDTTGRIVEVADVVMPGDRTELVYSHTLQRWKT; via the coding sequence GTGACCGGTGTGCATGGCCGGGACTGGCGCCCTCGTTACCTGCAACTCGCCGAAGAGTTGCGGGCCAAGATCACGAGCGGAGAACTCGCGCCCGGCACACTGATGCCGAGCGAGACTGAGCTGGCCGACACGTCGGGCCTGTCGCGGACGAGCGTCCGTAACGCCATCCGCCAGCTCCGGGAATGGGGTCTGGTCCGCGCGGAGCAGGGGCGCGGCACCTACGTGCGGGCACCCCGCCAGCGGGTCCGGCGTCGCAACGCGGAGCGGTATCAGTGGGAGAAGGACAGGGTCCTACTCGACCAGGACGAGCGGCTCAAGACCGGCGCGACCGAGCACGACACCGGCCTCACCGTCGATGACCTCAAGTTCCACGCCGAATACACCCGCGTCGAGGCGGACGTGGATATGGCGGCAGCGTTGCAGGTGGAGCCGGGTACGGCGTTGTTGCGTCGGGTGTACTGGACCTCGTCGCGGCACGAGAACGCGCCGCTGACCATGTCGTACTCGTACCTGCCCTATGACCTAGTGGCCGCGAACCCGGACCTGCTCGACCAGAACAACGAGCCCTGGCCCGGCGGCTCACAACACCAACTCCACACCATCGGCGTCGAGCTGGACCGAATCGAGGACGAGGTTCGGGCGCGTCCGCCGTCACCCGATGAGGCCGAACTCCTCGACATCGACCCCGGCGTCTCGGTGCTGACCGTGCGGAAGACCTCCATCGACACCACCGGCCGCATCGTCGAGGTCGCCGACGTGGTCATGCCGGGTGACCGGACCGAGCTTGTCTACTCCCACACACTCCAACGGTGGAAAACTTGA
- a CDS encoding immunity 51 family protein, which produces MTLLSLIETTSGQYSLLLEAGTTPVDDLIRELDHEPNGYFWEGVAQVLVSTEAPTLEGRFAYDPEAGMFCAYGTDRSALEDLAARMNVVVTDGERLRRLVSEAKASGFEFDD; this is translated from the coding sequence ATGACCTTGCTTAGCCTGATCGAGACGACTTCAGGGCAGTATTCGTTGCTGCTGGAGGCGGGGACCACGCCGGTTGACGACCTGATTCGAGAGCTTGATCACGAGCCCAACGGGTACTTCTGGGAAGGCGTCGCACAAGTTCTCGTGAGCACCGAGGCCCCGACGCTTGAAGGCCGGTTCGCCTATGACCCCGAGGCTGGCATGTTCTGCGCCTACGGGACCGATCGGAGCGCGCTGGAAGATCTGGCAGCCCGGATGAACGTGGTCGTGACCGATGGCGAACGCTTGCGGCGGCTGGTCTCGGAGGCCAAAGCGAGCGGGTTCGAGTTCGACGACTGA
- a CDS encoding DUF2637 domain-containing protein, translating to MTHRTESAVRLVILLAIGTMAGAAAFTHVHDLSVAHGQPHWIGWANAVAVELMAIYLGLELRARRRTGRPVGLVGALLVAFALLSLAAQVAGAEPSVWGWIVAAVPSLAFLALVKVVLSNAPVTRPAVDQPTAHQTEEPEPAIDVEPVHPVEPAAVVPAVVPPRVVQPNRPHVVGIIR from the coding sequence ATGACTCACCGCACCGAATCCGCGGTACGCCTGGTGATCCTGCTCGCCATCGGCACCATGGCCGGCGCTGCGGCCTTCACCCACGTGCATGACCTGTCTGTTGCCCACGGCCAGCCGCACTGGATCGGCTGGGCCAACGCCGTAGCGGTAGAGCTGATGGCGATCTACCTCGGCCTGGAGCTACGCGCCCGCCGTCGCACCGGCCGCCCCGTCGGCCTGGTCGGCGCGCTCCTGGTGGCGTTCGCGCTGCTGTCCCTCGCGGCCCAGGTAGCGGGAGCCGAACCGTCGGTGTGGGGCTGGATCGTGGCGGCGGTGCCCTCGCTGGCGTTCCTCGCGCTGGTCAAGGTCGTCCTCTCCAACGCCCCGGTCACCCGGCCCGCCGTCGACCAGCCGACCGCGCACCAGACCGAGGAACCGGAGCCGGCCATCGATGTCGAACCGGTCCACCCGGTTGAGCCGGCGGCTGTCGTCCCGGCGGTGGTGCCGCCCCGTGTCGTTCAGCCCAACCGGCCGCACGTCGTCGGGATCATCCGATGA
- a CDS encoding cell division protein FtsK, which produces MIRRPRGEVVMTSAGDLLVVRPKRFVLPVWAVVLGLVLRWSGRAIWWCLRHPVATGSALLALWLYVEFGLFGLVVPLVLGSAASAVWRWRDESSWWTWLAGPLLGSFRRVFVYRRVWREAMTLCGLAETYDHRPVLPQLLRVRSDQALDVLTVRMVRGQTPEQFQAVSANLAYAFGRRHVRVYSERPGDPPIRTGHAAWLLRLVDRLRYRDRPTVVYLALVRTDALRTVVPPFPVPAVPDFTALPLARREDLRTWSLHLLATHVLVGGATRSGKGSVLWSLVRVLGGGIASGLVRLWVIDPKGGMEFALGRPMFARFACKSFEAMADLLDEAVTVLRERQTRLAGTVRVHTPTEADPLVVVVVDEMAALTAYLQDVELRKRIASSLGLLLSQGAGVGVLVVAALQDPRKEVLPFRDLFPTRIALGLTEASQVDMVLGDGARNRGALADQMPRWAKGVGYVILDGTPDPMRVRFSYVSDDDIRDMARQYPAPADAADILAQVGRETATEPARPPLPRKPSGPLLPESLRNLLDRDSGGGAR; this is translated from the coding sequence ATGATTCGGCGGCCTCGCGGTGAGGTGGTGATGACCTCGGCCGGGGATCTGTTGGTGGTCCGGCCGAAGCGGTTCGTGTTGCCGGTCTGGGCGGTGGTGCTCGGGCTGGTGCTGCGCTGGTCCGGGCGGGCTATCTGGTGGTGCCTGCGGCATCCGGTGGCCACCGGCTCGGCGCTGCTGGCGCTGTGGCTGTACGTCGAGTTCGGCTTGTTCGGGCTGGTGGTGCCGCTGGTGCTGGGGTCGGCGGCCTCGGCGGTGTGGCGGTGGCGGGACGAGTCGTCCTGGTGGACCTGGTTGGCGGGTCCGCTGCTCGGGTCGTTCCGGCGGGTGTTCGTCTACCGGCGGGTGTGGCGTGAGGCCATGACGCTGTGCGGGCTCGCCGAGACGTACGACCATCGGCCGGTTCTGCCGCAGCTGCTGCGGGTGCGCTCGGATCAGGCGCTAGACGTGCTGACCGTCCGCATGGTGCGGGGCCAGACGCCGGAGCAGTTCCAGGCGGTCAGCGCCAACCTGGCGTATGCGTTCGGCCGGCGGCACGTCCGGGTCTACTCCGAGCGTCCCGGTGATCCGCCGATCCGGACCGGTCACGCTGCCTGGCTGCTGCGGCTCGTTGACCGGCTGCGCTACCGGGACCGGCCGACGGTGGTCTACCTGGCCCTGGTGCGTACTGATGCGCTGCGTACCGTGGTGCCGCCGTTCCCGGTGCCGGCGGTGCCGGACTTCACCGCGCTGCCCCTGGCTCGGCGGGAGGACCTGCGGACCTGGTCGCTGCACCTGCTCGCCACGCACGTCCTCGTCGGTGGCGCCACCCGCTCCGGCAAGGGCTCGGTGCTCTGGTCGCTCGTCCGGGTCCTCGGCGGCGGGATCGCCTCCGGTCTGGTGCGGCTCTGGGTGATCGACCCCAAGGGCGGGATGGAGTTCGCGCTCGGGCGTCCGATGTTCGCCCGGTTCGCCTGCAAGTCGTTCGAGGCCATGGCCGACCTCCTCGACGAGGCCGTCACCGTCCTGCGCGAGCGTCAGACCCGGCTTGCCGGCACGGTGCGGGTGCACACGCCGACTGAGGCTGACCCGTTGGTCGTGGTCGTCGTCGACGAGATGGCCGCGCTGACGGCGTATCTGCAAGATGTCGAGCTGCGCAAGCGCATCGCGTCCTCGCTGGGGCTGCTGCTGTCTCAGGGTGCCGGCGTCGGCGTCCTGGTGGTGGCCGCGTTGCAGGACCCGCGTAAGGAGGTGCTGCCGTTCCGGGACCTCTTCCCGACCCGCATCGCGCTCGGCCTGACCGAGGCGTCACAGGTCGACATGGTGCTTGGTGACGGTGCCCGCAACCGGGGCGCTCTTGCCGACCAGATGCCCCGATGGGCCAAGGGCGTCGGGTACGTGATCCTCGACGGCACTCCCGACCCGATGCGGGTCCGGTTCTCGTACGTCAGCGACGACGACATTCGCGACATGGCGCGGCAGTACCCGGCTCCGGCCGACGCGGCGGACATCCTCGCCCAGGTCGGCCGGGAAACCGCCACCGAACCGGCCCGGCCTCCGCTGCCGCGTAAGCCGTCCGGCCCGCTGCTGCCCGAATCGCTGCGCAATCTGCTCGACCGAGACAGCGGGGGTGGGGCGCGGTGA
- a CDS encoding replication initiator, whose protein sequence is MTAATLPGLEPAPTPAAPPRPGSRAARMALPRSVDVLKEIAAEYGVCVRPLAMRRTDLNTGLTEVIDLPCGATREDKCGPCAKKNRRLRQAQIREGWHRDDEPLPPPEPATEEQKALVLLRGHLEFSRDEASRESQWDQVTDLDEAILEVEEAIAAEGLRGRVAPPHSTGDDDQDDDDTGRRRKRSTRRRQDAPELPRRTVERRTVGKTYTAPDGSIYRPSMWLTLTLDSYGPVRPDGTPVNPDRYDYRRAAWDAVHFPRLLDRFWQNLRRCEGWNVQYAGCVEPQRRLAPHAHFAIRGTIPRDVLRTVAAATYHQVWWPSVDVQRYTLDRLPVWDEQASAWVDPDTCEPLTTWTEALDDIDEDPDSEPAHVVRFGSQVDARGVMPGTEDAERTIRYVTKYITKHTGDCHKATTDRQRKHLDRLWQQLQVTPCTERCANWLLYGVQPRKANAKLKPGRCKGKVHQRDTLGIGGRRILISRDWSGKTLSDHKHDVRAWVRALLGVTVGLDGVDDQGATVEPLRHAWELARPDDPDVGPLSHRLLRAIGERARWRSELLAAKDRAAQLAETESMTGPDGTTGEGL, encoded by the coding sequence ATGACCGCTGCCACCCTGCCCGGCCTCGAACCCGCCCCGACCCCGGCTGCACCACCTCGGCCGGGGTCGCGGGCGGCCCGCATGGCGTTGCCCCGCTCGGTTGACGTGCTCAAAGAGATCGCGGCCGAGTACGGCGTCTGCGTGCGTCCGCTCGCCATGCGCCGCACCGATCTGAACACCGGGCTGACCGAGGTCATCGACCTGCCCTGCGGCGCGACGCGGGAAGACAAGTGTGGGCCGTGCGCGAAGAAGAACCGCCGGCTGCGGCAGGCGCAGATTCGGGAGGGCTGGCACCGCGACGACGAGCCGCTACCGCCACCGGAGCCGGCGACCGAGGAACAGAAGGCGTTGGTCCTGCTGCGCGGGCATCTGGAGTTCTCCCGTGACGAGGCGTCCCGGGAGAGCCAGTGGGACCAGGTCACCGACCTCGACGAGGCGATCCTGGAAGTGGAAGAGGCGATCGCGGCCGAAGGGCTCCGGGGCCGCGTCGCACCGCCGCACTCGACCGGCGACGACGACCAGGACGACGACGACACCGGCCGGCGCCGCAAGCGTTCCACCCGGCGGCGACAGGATGCCCCGGAACTGCCTCGGCGCACGGTCGAGCGGCGCACGGTCGGCAAGACCTACACCGCGCCGGACGGGTCGATCTACCGGCCGTCGATGTGGCTGACCCTCACCCTGGACTCCTACGGCCCGGTCCGCCCTGACGGCACCCCGGTCAACCCGGATCGGTACGACTACCGCCGCGCCGCCTGGGACGCCGTCCACTTCCCCCGGCTCCTCGATCGGTTCTGGCAGAACCTGCGCCGCTGTGAGGGCTGGAACGTCCAGTACGCGGGCTGCGTCGAGCCGCAACGACGTCTCGCCCCACACGCGCACTTCGCCATCCGGGGCACCATCCCACGGGACGTGCTGCGCACCGTGGCGGCGGCGACCTATCACCAGGTGTGGTGGCCCTCGGTCGATGTCCAGCGGTACACCCTCGACCGGCTGCCGGTCTGGGACGAGCAGGCTTCGGCGTGGGTCGACCCGGACACCTGCGAGCCGCTGACCACCTGGACGGAAGCCCTCGACGACATCGACGAAGACCCGGACTCGGAACCGGCGCACGTGGTGCGTTTCGGCTCCCAGGTCGACGCCCGGGGTGTCATGCCCGGCACCGAGGACGCCGAGCGGACCATCCGCTACGTCACGAAGTACATCACCAAGCACACCGGCGACTGCCACAAGGCGACCACCGACCGGCAGCGCAAGCACCTCGACCGGCTCTGGCAGCAACTCCAGGTGACCCCGTGTACCGAACGCTGCGCGAACTGGCTGCTCTATGGGGTCCAGCCGCGTAAGGCGAACGCGAAGCTCAAGCCGGGCCGGTGCAAGGGCAAGGTCCACCAGCGGGACACCCTCGGCATCGGCGGCCGGCGCATCCTCATCTCCCGCGACTGGTCCGGGAAGACGCTCTCCGACCACAAGCACGACGTGCGGGCCTGGGTGCGGGCGTTGCTCGGCGTGACCGTCGGCCTGGATGGCGTCGACGACCAGGGCGCCACCGTCGAACCGCTCCGGCACGCCTGGGAACTCGCCCGACCCGACGACCCCGACGTGGGGCCGCTGTCCCATCGGCTGCTGCGGGCGATCGGCGAACGTGCCCGCTGGCGCTCCGAACTCCTCGCCGCGAAGGACCGGGCCGCGCAGCTCGCCGAGACCGAGTCGATGACGGGACCGGACGGCACGACGGGGGAGGGGCTGTGA
- a CDS encoding NUDIX hydrolase: MGVPDYILRMRKHVGHDLLWLPSVSAVVRNDAGELLLAQRADDGRWSVVSGFVEPGEQPATAVVREVLEETGLEVEPLRLSSAVSHPHTYPNGDHCEYLNLGFHCRLLGGEARVNDDESLDVRWFPPSRLPELDEHARLVIRHALGAETSAFFLPAGMPWGEPGELEQG, translated from the coding sequence ATGGGCGTACCGGACTACATCCTGCGGATGCGCAAGCACGTCGGCCATGACCTGCTCTGGCTACCGAGCGTGAGCGCGGTCGTCCGCAACGACGCGGGCGAACTACTGCTCGCCCAGCGCGCCGACGACGGGCGATGGTCCGTGGTGAGCGGCTTCGTCGAGCCGGGCGAGCAGCCGGCCACCGCGGTCGTCCGCGAGGTGCTGGAGGAGACCGGGCTGGAGGTCGAACCCCTGCGGCTCAGTAGTGCGGTGTCGCACCCGCACACGTACCCCAACGGGGATCACTGCGAATATCTCAACCTGGGCTTCCACTGCCGCCTACTCGGTGGCGAGGCACGGGTCAACGACGACGAGTCGTTGGACGTGCGATGGTTCCCGCCCAGCCGGCTGCCCGAGCTCGACGAGCACGCCCGGCTGGTCATCCGGCATGCCCTCGGCGCCGAGACCTCGGCGTTCTTCCTGCCCGCCGGGATGCCGTGGGGCGAGCCCGGAGAACTGGAGCAGGGATGA